A single window of Pseudomonas lijiangensis DNA harbors:
- a CDS encoding NAD(P)/FAD-dependent oxidoreductase translates to MSLTSPAHQIVIVGAGAAGLSTAASLLARDASLDIAIIDPADTHYYQPGWTLVGAGVFQPSSTARSMASLIPKGVKWIKAAVASFDPHGNAVKLEDGRSMGYQQLVVCPGLKLDWAAIEGLVETLGSNGVTSNYRYDLAPYTWELVQGLKGGQALFTQPPMPIKCAGAPQKAMYLSCDHWLKSGHLEQINTRFYNAGAVLFGVPDYVPALMEYVERYAIDLEFGHRLVAVNGPARRATFIQTRADGTSETVEQGFDMLHVVPPQTVPDFIRSSPLADAAGWLDVDPATLMHRRFSNIFCLGDATNTSNAKTAAAARKQAPVVAINVLVALGRSARQAVYDGYGSCPLTVERGRIVLAEFTYGGKVAPSFPLWLLDGRQPTQLAWWLKERVLPSLYWQGMLKGREWLARPQQAAVKHG, encoded by the coding sequence ATGAGCCTGACCTCCCCTGCCCACCAGATAGTGATCGTCGGGGCCGGAGCCGCCGGACTCTCGACCGCAGCAAGCCTGCTGGCTCGCGATGCATCGCTGGATATCGCCATCATTGATCCGGCTGACACCCACTATTACCAGCCAGGCTGGACGCTGGTCGGTGCCGGGGTGTTCCAGCCGTCATCGACAGCCCGCAGCATGGCTTCGCTGATCCCCAAAGGTGTGAAATGGATCAAGGCAGCCGTGGCAAGCTTCGATCCTCATGGCAATGCCGTGAAACTGGAGGATGGGCGCAGCATGGGTTACCAGCAACTGGTGGTCTGTCCAGGCCTGAAGCTGGATTGGGCGGCCATCGAGGGATTGGTCGAAACATTGGGGAGCAACGGAGTAACGTCCAACTATCGCTATGATCTGGCCCCCTATACCTGGGAGCTGGTTCAAGGGCTCAAGGGCGGGCAAGCCCTGTTCACTCAGCCGCCGATGCCGATCAAATGCGCCGGAGCGCCCCAGAAGGCGATGTATCTCTCCTGCGATCACTGGCTCAAGTCCGGCCATCTGGAACAGATCAATACCCGGTTCTACAACGCCGGAGCCGTGCTGTTCGGGGTGCCGGACTACGTGCCGGCCTTGATGGAATATGTCGAACGCTATGCGATCGACCTGGAGTTCGGGCACAGACTGGTGGCCGTGAACGGGCCAGCCAGACGCGCTACCTTCATCCAGACCCGGGCAGACGGAACCAGCGAAACCGTCGAGCAGGGCTTCGACATGCTGCATGTAGTGCCGCCCCAGACAGTGCCGGACTTCATTCGCTCAAGCCCTCTGGCCGACGCCGCGGGCTGGCTGGATGTCGATCCGGCCACACTGATGCATCGCCGCTTCAGCAATATTTTCTGCCTGGGCGATGCCACCAACACCAGCAACGCCAAAACCGCAGCGGCCGCCCGAAAACAGGCTCCGGTGGTTGCGATCAATGTGCTGGTTGCCTTGGGCCGCTCAGCAAGACAGGCTGTTTATGACGGCTATGGATCATGCCCGCTCACCGTAGAGCGGGGCAGGATTGTACTGGCTGAATTCACCTACGGCGGCAAGGTCGCTCCCAGCTTTCCGCTCTGGCTGCTCGATGGTCGCCAACCGACACAATTGGCCTGGTGGCTGAAAGAGCGCGTGCTGCCATCGCTTTACTGGCAGGGCATGCTCAAGGGTCGCGAATGGCTGGCCAGACCGCAACAGGCTGCCGTAAAACATGGATGA
- the rep gene encoding DNA helicase Rep, which translates to MSRLNPRQQEAVNYVGGPLLVLAGAGSGKTSVITRKIAHLIQNCGIRAQYIVAMTFTNKAAREMKERVGTLLRGGEGRGLTVSTFHNLGLNIIRKEHVRLGYKPGFSIFDETDVKALMTDIMQKEYSGDDGVDEIKNMIGAWKNDLILPPEALANARNPKEQTAAIVYTHYQRTLKAYNAVDFDDLILLPVKLFQEHADILEKWQNKVRYLLVDEYQDTNASQYLLVKLLIGTRHQFTVVGDDDQSIYAWRGARPENLMLLKEDYPSLKVVMLEQNYRSTSRILRCANVLISNNPHAFEKQLWSEMGHGDEIRVIRCRNEDAEAERVAMEILTLHLRTDRPYSDFAILYRGNYQAKLIELKLQHHQVPYRLSGGNSFFGRQEVKDLMAYFRLLVNPDDDNAFLRVINVPRREIGSTTLEKLGNYATERKVSMYAATEEIGLGEHLDSRYTDRLQRFKRWMDGVRQQCAQNDPIAALRSMVMDIDYENWIRQNSSSDKAADYRMGNVWFLIEALKNTLEKDEDGGMTIEEAIGKLVLRDMLERQQEEEDGAEGVQMMTLHASKGLEFPYVFIMGMEEEILPHRSSIEADTIEEERRLAYVGITRARQTLAFTFAAKRKQYGEIIDCAPSRFLDELPPDDLAWEGNDDTPTEVKAVRGNTALADIRAMLKR; encoded by the coding sequence ATGTCCCGACTCAATCCCCGGCAACAGGAAGCCGTGAACTATGTCGGCGGCCCTCTTTTGGTGCTCGCCGGTGCAGGCTCCGGCAAGACCAGCGTGATCACCCGCAAGATCGCCCACCTGATCCAGAACTGCGGCATCCGTGCGCAGTACATCGTGGCCATGACCTTTACCAACAAGGCCGCCCGGGAAATGAAAGAGCGGGTCGGCACGCTGCTGCGCGGTGGCGAAGGTCGCGGCCTGACGGTATCGACGTTCCACAACCTGGGCCTGAACATCATCCGCAAGGAGCATGTGCGGCTGGGCTACAAGCCCGGTTTCTCGATCTTCGATGAAACCGACGTCAAGGCCCTGATGACCGACATCATGCAGAAAGAGTATTCGGGCGACGATGGCGTCGACGAAATCAAGAACATGATCGGCGCCTGGAAGAACGACCTGATCCTGCCGCCCGAAGCGCTGGCCAATGCCCGCAACCCCAAGGAACAGACCGCCGCCATCGTCTACACCCACTACCAGCGCACGCTCAAGGCGTATAACGCGGTGGACTTCGACGACCTGATCCTGCTGCCGGTCAAGCTGTTCCAGGAACACGCCGACATTCTGGAGAAGTGGCAGAACAAGGTCCGCTACCTGCTGGTGGACGAATACCAGGACACCAACGCCAGCCAGTATCTGCTGGTCAAACTGCTGATCGGCACCCGTCACCAGTTCACGGTCGTAGGCGATGACGACCAGTCGATCTATGCCTGGCGTGGTGCGCGGCCGGAAAACCTGATGCTGCTCAAGGAAGACTATCCGTCCCTGAAAGTCGTGATGCTGGAGCAGAACTACCGCTCCACCAGCCGCATCCTGCGTTGCGCCAACGTGCTGATCTCCAACAACCCGCACGCCTTCGAGAAACAACTCTGGAGTGAAATGGGTCACGGCGACGAGATCCGCGTGATCCGCTGCCGCAACGAAGACGCCGAAGCCGAGCGGGTGGCGATGGAAATCCTCACCCTGCACTTGCGCACCGACCGGCCCTACAGCGATTTCGCCATCCTCTATCGCGGTAACTATCAGGCCAAGCTGATCGAGCTGAAATTGCAGCACCATCAGGTTCCCTATCGCCTGTCAGGTGGCAACAGCTTCTTCGGCCGCCAGGAAGTGAAGGACCTGATGGCCTACTTCCGCCTGCTGGTGAATCCGGACGACGACAACGCCTTCCTGCGCGTGATCAACGTGCCGCGCCGGGAAATCGGCTCCACGACCCTGGAAAAACTCGGCAACTACGCCACCGAGCGCAAGGTGTCGATGTACGCCGCCACCGAGGAAATCGGTCTGGGCGAACACCTGGACAGCCGTTATACCGACCGCCTGCAACGCTTCAAACGCTGGATGGACGGCGTGCGCCAGCAATGTGCGCAGAACGACCCTATCGCGGCACTGCGCAGCATGGTCATGGACATCGATTACGAGAACTGGATTCGCCAGAACAGCTCCAGCGACAAGGCCGCCGACTACCGCATGGGCAACGTCTGGTTCCTCATCGAGGCACTGAAGAACACCCTGGAAAAAGACGAAGACGGCGGCATGACCATCGAAGAGGCCATCGGCAAGCTGGTCCTGCGCGACATGCTCGAACGCCAGCAGGAAGAGGAAGACGGTGCCGAAGGCGTGCAGATGATGACCCTGCATGCTTCCAAGGGCCTGGAATTTCCTTACGTGTTCATCATGGGCATGGAAGAAGAAATCCTGCCGCACCGCTCCAGCATCGAGGCCGACACCATCGAGGAAGAACGCCGTCTGGCCTACGTGGGCATCACACGCGCACGACAGACGCTGGCGTTCACCTTTGCCGCCAAGCGCAAGCAATACGGCGAGATCATCGACTGCGCGCCAAGCCGCTTTCTCGATGAGCTGCCACCGGACGATCTGGCCTGGGAAGGCAACGACGATACGCCAACCGAAGTAAAGGCCGTGCGCGGCAATACGGCCCTGGCGGACATACGCGCCATGCTCAAGCGCTGA
- a CDS encoding putative bifunctional diguanylate cyclase/phosphodiesterase, which produces MPVPVEPLRLLLLARESAWLALLSNCLASLGDEVILYQAADWDAFQKQPDSPRPSLLLTTPELQPPATSCLLPTVMLLEEEPLVAPIGASDWLVRESLTADTLRRCLRHVRERGALEDTLQRLAGQDPLTGIANRQGFQTLLTARLAEKTGFALGHLDLDNFRRANDALGHQAGDRLILQVVARLRNQLDIGDQIARLGGDEFALLIDTRHTPERAAQLAERITDALSEPYWIDGESLLLGCSLGIAHSQSETGADALMWHAHIAMRQAKSLQGCTFRFFDHTINRNARSLADLEAELRKALRTDELELHYQPRLCLESGAVVGLEALVRWRHSERGLLLPSEFVPLAEQSGMIVPLGYWVIHRALRDMQALRDRGFAPLHMAINLSFRQFQDSQLLPTLSRLITEHEIDARWLEFELTETSVMRSSEQVRQIMEALRRLGVRFSLDDFGTGFSSFMHLNSLPIELLKIDKSFVGEMEPREENRKLVHAMINLAHNLSLEVVAEGVETPEQLALLRSFGCNQVQGYLISRPLPMAELVDYLERPTGAHPSAKKV; this is translated from the coding sequence GTGCCTGTGCCTGTCGAGCCCCTGAGATTGCTGCTGTTGGCCCGAGAATCTGCATGGCTGGCGCTGTTGAGCAATTGTCTGGCATCGCTGGGCGATGAGGTCATTTTGTATCAGGCCGCTGACTGGGATGCCTTCCAGAAGCAGCCTGACAGTCCGCGTCCTTCCTTGCTGCTGACCACTCCCGAGCTGCAACCTCCTGCCACAAGTTGCCTGTTGCCGACGGTAATGTTGCTCGAAGAGGAACCGCTCGTCGCACCGATCGGGGCCAGCGACTGGCTGGTCCGCGAAAGTCTGACAGCCGATACCCTTCGCCGCTGCCTGCGCCATGTCCGTGAGCGCGGCGCGCTGGAAGACACCCTGCAACGCCTGGCCGGCCAGGACCCGCTGACCGGTATCGCCAACCGACAGGGTTTTCAGACGTTGCTGACAGCCCGTCTGGCCGAAAAAACCGGTTTTGCCCTGGGCCACCTGGACCTCGACAACTTCCGCCGCGCCAACGATGCCTTGGGCCATCAGGCCGGTGACCGGTTGATCCTGCAGGTGGTGGCGCGACTCAGGAACCAGCTGGACATCGGGGACCAGATCGCCCGTCTGGGCGGTGACGAGTTTGCTTTGCTGATCGACACCCGCCATACGCCCGAACGTGCGGCACAACTGGCCGAACGCATTACCGATGCATTGTCCGAACCCTACTGGATCGATGGTGAAAGCCTGTTGCTCGGCTGCAGCCTTGGCATCGCTCATTCACAGTCCGAAACCGGCGCCGACGCCTTGATGTGGCACGCCCATATCGCCATGCGCCAAGCCAAGAGTCTTCAGGGTTGTACCTTCCGTTTCTTCGACCACACCATCAACCGCAACGCCCGCAGCCTTGCGGACCTTGAGGCCGAACTGCGCAAGGCCTTGCGCACTGACGAACTTGAGCTGCATTACCAGCCGCGCCTGTGCCTGGAAAGCGGTGCGGTGGTGGGGCTGGAAGCATTGGTGCGCTGGCGCCACAGCGAGCGAGGGCTGTTACTGCCCAGCGAGTTCGTGCCTCTGGCCGAGCAGAGCGGCATGATCGTGCCGTTGGGTTACTGGGTCATTCATCGGGCCTTGCGGGACATGCAGGCTTTGCGCGACCGGGGTTTTGCGCCGTTGCACATGGCGATCAACCTGTCGTTCAGGCAGTTTCAGGACAGCCAGCTTCTGCCGACCCTCAGCCGCCTGATCACCGAGCATGAAATCGACGCGCGCTGGCTGGAATTCGAGCTGACCGAAACGTCGGTCATGCGCAGCAGTGAGCAGGTGCGGCAGATCATGGAAGCGCTGCGCCGATTGGGTGTGCGTTTTTCCCTGGATGACTTCGGCACCGGTTTTTCTTCCTTCATGCACCTCAACAGCCTGCCGATCGAACTGCTCAAGATCGACAAAAGTTTTGTCGGTGAAATGGAGCCGCGTGAGGAAAATCGCAAGCTGGTTCACGCAATGATCAACCTGGCCCATAACCTGAGCCTGGAAGTGGTGGCCGAAGGTGTGGAAACCCCTGAGCAACTGGCGCTGCTGCGCAGCTTTGGTTGCAATCAGGTGCAGGGTTACCTCATCAGCCGACCGTTGCCGATGGCTGAACTGGTTGACTACCTGGAGCGGCCGACAGGCGCGCACCCCTCCGCGAAAAAGGTGTAA
- a CDS encoding xanthine phosphoribosyltransferase — protein MEALHKKIREEGIVLSDQVLKVDAFLNHQIDPALMKAIGDEFARLFADAGITKIVTIEASGIAPAVMAGLNLGVPVIFARKHQSLTLTENLLSATVYSFTKQVESTVAISPRHLNSNDNVLIIDDFLANGKASQALISIIKQAGAKVAGLGIVIEKSFQGGRAELDAQGYRVESLARVESLANGVVTFK, from the coding sequence GTGGAAGCACTGCACAAGAAAATTCGCGAAGAAGGCATCGTACTTTCCGATCAGGTCTTGAAGGTCGATGCGTTTCTCAACCATCAGATCGACCCGGCACTGATGAAAGCCATCGGTGACGAGTTCGCCAGGCTGTTCGCGGATGCAGGCATCACCAAGATCGTCACCATCGAAGCCTCGGGCATCGCTCCGGCAGTGATGGCCGGCCTGAACCTCGGCGTGCCGGTGATCTTCGCCCGCAAGCATCAGTCGCTGACCCTGACTGAAAACCTGCTGTCGGCTACGGTCTACTCCTTCACCAAGCAGGTCGAAAGCACCGTCGCCATCTCGCCACGGCACCTGAACAGCAACGACAACGTACTGATCATCGATGACTTCCTGGCCAACGGCAAAGCTTCCCAAGCCCTGATCTCGATCATCAAGCAGGCAGGCGCCAAGGTGGCCGGGCTGGGTATCGTGATCGAGAAGTCCTTTCAGGGCGGTCGTGCCGAACTGGATGCGCAGGGTTATCGCGTTGAATCCCTGGCACGCGTGGAGTCGCTGGCGAACGGCGTGGTGACGTTCAAGTAG
- a CDS encoding MBL fold metallo-hydrolase, whose protein sequence is MIIGERLYVEGLFDSHTWTISYLVMDLASKQCALIDSVLDYDPKSGRTRTESADRLIERVRALDASVQWILETHVHADHVSAAPYLKRQLGGQIAIGSHITSVQQVFGKLFNAPEDFARDGAQFDVLLDDDGVFSIGSLEARALHTPGHTPACMTYLVQIGDETVAFVGDTLFMPDYGTARCDFPGADARTLYRSIHRILSLPPQTRLFMCHDYLPNGRELQYMTTVAEQRANNIHVHEGIDEDAFVAMREARDATLEMPVLMLPSVQINMRCGHFPAPEDNGVSYLKIPLNVL, encoded by the coding sequence ATGATCATTGGGGAAAGGCTGTATGTCGAAGGCCTCTTCGACAGCCATACATGGACGATCAGTTATCTGGTGATGGACCTGGCCAGCAAGCAGTGCGCGCTGATCGACAGCGTGCTGGACTACGACCCGAAGTCCGGGCGCACCCGCACCGAGTCAGCCGACCGCCTGATCGAACGGGTCAGGGCTCTGGACGCTTCGGTGCAGTGGATACTGGAAACCCATGTCCATGCGGACCATGTGTCGGCAGCGCCCTACCTGAAACGGCAGTTGGGCGGACAGATCGCCATCGGCAGCCACATCACGTCCGTGCAGCAGGTCTTCGGTAAACTGTTCAATGCCCCTGAGGACTTCGCACGGGACGGAGCCCAGTTCGATGTGCTGCTCGATGACGATGGCGTATTTTCCATCGGATCTCTTGAGGCCAGGGCGCTGCATACACCCGGGCATACGCCTGCCTGCATGACCTATCTGGTACAGATCGGCGACGAAACAGTCGCGTTCGTCGGCGATACGCTGTTCATGCCCGATTACGGCACAGCCCGTTGCGACTTCCCCGGCGCCGATGCGCGAACGCTGTATCGCTCCATTCACCGGATCCTGAGCCTGCCGCCACAAACCCGCCTGTTCATGTGCCATGACTACCTGCCCAATGGCCGCGAGCTGCAATACATGACCACCGTTGCCGAGCAGCGCGCCAACAATATCCATGTGCACGAAGGCATCGACGAAGACGCTTTCGTCGCAATGCGCGAGGCTCGGGATGCGACCCTGGAAATGCCGGTCCTGATGCTGCCGTCGGTGCAGATCAACATGCGCTGCGGCCACTTCCCCGCGCCGGAAGACAACGGCGTCAGCTACCTGAAAATTCCGCTTAACGTTCTTTGA
- a CDS encoding NorM family multidrug efflux MATE transporter, giving the protein MQQPALKELWIILRLAGPLIASQMAHMLMVFTDTVMMGKIGPEALAGGGLGAATYSFVSFFCVGVMAAVGTLVSIRHGANDAEGATRLTQAGLWLAWGMALVAALLLWNLEPVLLRFGQTEVNVHMATQFLTTLPLALPGLLTFMALRGFTSALGRAGPVMTISLAGAGANFALNYMMIHGWFGLPNLGLMGIGLITAIVTNCMALALALHIRRHPAYAAYPIRKGLWQLSRSHLKELWNLGLPIGGTYAVEVGLFTFAAFCMGAMGSTQMAAHQIAVQTVSMAFMIPVGISYAVTMRIGQHYGAGNVLMARTAGRLGISFGGAVMLMFGILFWLAPHQVIGLFLDLDDPAFTEIVILAVKLLAIAAWFELLDGMQTIAMGAIRGLKDAKTTFLIGLVCYWLVAAPAAWLLAFSTDLGAEGVWWGLALGLLCSAVALTYAFEKKTARLIKVKSRQEPQDNLGAIHP; this is encoded by the coding sequence ATGCAACAGCCTGCCCTCAAAGAACTCTGGATCATCCTGCGCCTGGCCGGGCCGTTGATCGCATCGCAGATGGCGCACATGCTGATGGTGTTCACCGATACCGTGATGATGGGCAAGATCGGGCCTGAAGCCCTGGCGGGCGGCGGTCTGGGCGCAGCTACCTACAGCTTTGTTTCGTTTTTCTGTGTGGGGGTGATGGCGGCAGTCGGCACGCTGGTTTCGATTCGTCACGGCGCAAACGATGCAGAGGGTGCGACCCGGCTGACTCAGGCCGGTTTGTGGCTGGCATGGGGCATGGCGCTGGTGGCTGCGCTGCTGTTGTGGAACCTTGAGCCGGTTTTGCTCAGGTTTGGCCAGACCGAAGTCAACGTCCATATGGCCACTCAGTTCCTGACCACCCTGCCGCTGGCGCTTCCCGGCCTGCTCACGTTCATGGCCTTGCGCGGCTTTACCAGTGCCCTTGGGCGTGCAGGCCCGGTCATGACCATCAGCCTGGCCGGAGCCGGGGCCAACTTTGCGCTCAACTACATGATGATCCATGGCTGGTTCGGGCTGCCGAATCTGGGCCTGATGGGCATCGGGCTGATCACGGCCATAGTGACCAATTGCATGGCTCTGGCGCTTGCCCTGCATATCCGCCGCCATCCTGCTTATGCGGCCTATCCGATTCGCAAAGGGCTGTGGCAGTTATCCCGCAGCCATCTTAAAGAGCTCTGGAACCTCGGCCTGCCAATTGGCGGCACCTACGCCGTGGAAGTGGGCCTGTTCACTTTTGCAGCGTTTTGCATGGGAGCCATGGGCAGCACGCAGATGGCTGCGCATCAGATCGCCGTACAGACCGTGTCCATGGCGTTCATGATTCCGGTCGGGATTTCCTACGCCGTCACCATGCGCATCGGTCAGCATTACGGTGCGGGCAATGTATTGATGGCTCGTACTGCCGGGCGACTGGGCATTTCGTTTGGCGGGGCAGTGATGCTGATGTTCGGCATACTTTTCTGGCTCGCGCCTCATCAGGTCATCGGCCTGTTTCTCGACCTCGATGACCCGGCGTTCACCGAGATCGTGATCCTGGCGGTAAAGCTGCTGGCCATTGCGGCATGGTTCGAGCTGCTGGACGGCATGCAGACCATCGCCATGGGCGCCATTCGCGGGCTCAAGGACGCCAAGACCACCTTTCTGATCGGGCTGGTCTGCTACTGGCTGGTGGCAGCACCTGCGGCATGGCTGCTGGCCTTTTCGACCGATCTGGGCGCAGAGGGTGTCTGGTGGGGGCTGGCGCTGGGCCTGCTGTGTTCGGCTGTGGCGCTGACCTATGCCTTCGAGAAGAAGACCGCGCGGTTGATTAAGGTGAAATCCAGGCAGGAGCCGCAAGACAATCTGGGCGCCATTCATCCTTGA
- a CDS encoding LysR substrate-binding domain-containing protein, whose amino-acid sequence MPRSLPPLYALRAFEAAARHTSFTRAGEELSITQSAVSRHIHTLEEYFSCRLFQRNGRNLQLTEAARALLPGIRDGFQALERACSTLQAEEGILRMKAPSTLTMRWLLARLSRFRHLQVGNEVQLTSAWMDIDAVDFSQEPFDCAVLLSRGHFPPDWESTLLFPEFLIPVGAPAFLQDPPWDVERLASIELLHPTPDRRDWRTWLNRMGLADKVSLKGGQVFDTLELGMIAAARGYGLSMGDLLMVAEDVAQGRLSLPWRTAVFSGENYYLVWPKTRPGLERLRRLSDFLQSEVQAMELPKVEILK is encoded by the coding sequence ATGCCTCGTAGTCTTCCTCCGTTATATGCATTGCGCGCTTTTGAAGCGGCTGCTCGGCATACCTCGTTCACGCGAGCGGGAGAAGAACTCTCGATTACCCAAAGTGCTGTCAGTCGTCATATTCATACGCTCGAAGAGTACTTTTCCTGCCGACTGTTTCAGCGTAATGGCCGCAACTTGCAGCTCACTGAAGCCGCTCGTGCCTTATTGCCCGGAATCAGGGACGGTTTTCAGGCGCTTGAGCGTGCCTGCAGCACGTTACAGGCTGAAGAAGGCATATTGCGCATGAAGGCGCCGTCGACCCTGACCATGCGTTGGCTATTGGCGCGGCTCAGTCGTTTTCGTCATCTTCAGGTAGGCAACGAAGTCCAGTTGACCAGCGCCTGGATGGATATCGACGCCGTAGACTTCTCGCAAGAACCTTTCGATTGTGCCGTCCTCCTGAGTCGCGGGCATTTTCCGCCGGACTGGGAGTCGACCCTGTTGTTTCCGGAGTTTCTGATCCCGGTCGGTGCCCCTGCCTTTTTGCAGGATCCGCCCTGGGATGTCGAACGGCTGGCCAGTATCGAGCTGCTGCACCCGACACCGGATCGGCGTGACTGGCGCACCTGGCTGAACCGCATGGGGCTGGCGGACAAGGTTTCGCTCAAGGGCGGTCAGGTTTTCGACACCCTGGAGCTGGGCATGATCGCGGCTGCCCGAGGTTACGGGCTGTCGATGGGCGATTTATTGATGGTTGCGGAAGACGTGGCACAAGGTCGTTTGAGCCTGCCCTGGCGCACTGCAGTATTCAGTGGCGAGAACTATTATCTGGTCTGGCCAAAGACGAGGCCCGGTCTAGAGCGGTTACGACGGTTAAGTGACTTCCTGCAGAGTGAGGTTCAGGCGATGGAGTTACCGAAAGTCGAAATACTTAAATAG
- a CDS encoding sulfite exporter TauE/SafE family protein, whose amino-acid sequence MDEHQLLGAGLGAIVGAILALTGAGGGILAVPLLVFGLGLTMVEAAPVGLLAVGLAAAVGAVLGLKQGIVRYRAALYIAGIGVLVSPVGLWFAHRLPNTPLALIFAVVMLYACGRIFLKATRELKYGPPACRKEVLPCVLNPLQGRLRWTMPCLRALTLTGMTAGLLSGLIGVGGGFVIIPALTRYSDLNMKSVVATSLAVIALVSTGSVISASVAGVMHWSIGAPFAAGAIIGLIGGRQVSGYLAGPRLQQLFAIAAWIAAAMLVFSALKAVL is encoded by the coding sequence ATGGATGAACATCAACTGCTGGGCGCAGGCCTGGGGGCGATCGTTGGCGCAATACTGGCACTGACCGGTGCAGGTGGCGGCATTCTGGCTGTGCCGCTGCTGGTTTTCGGGCTGGGGCTGACCATGGTCGAGGCCGCGCCTGTGGGCTTGCTGGCCGTGGGTCTGGCTGCCGCAGTCGGGGCGGTCCTGGGCTTGAAGCAGGGCATTGTCCGCTACCGTGCCGCACTCTATATCGCCGGGATCGGTGTGCTCGTGTCGCCTGTAGGCCTGTGGTTCGCTCATCGCTTGCCCAATACGCCGCTGGCGCTGATCTTCGCCGTTGTGATGCTGTACGCCTGCGGACGGATCTTTCTCAAGGCCACCCGCGAGTTGAAATACGGACCACCGGCCTGCCGCAAGGAAGTCCTGCCCTGCGTGCTCAACCCGCTGCAAGGCAGGTTGCGCTGGACGATGCCCTGCCTTCGGGCTCTGACACTCACCGGCATGACGGCAGGACTGCTGTCGGGACTGATCGGAGTCGGTGGTGGCTTTGTCATCATCCCGGCGCTGACCCGCTACAGCGACCTGAACATGAAAAGCGTCGTCGCCACGTCACTGGCAGTCATCGCGCTGGTCTCCACCGGCAGCGTCATCAGCGCCTCCGTGGCGGGCGTGATGCACTGGAGCATCGGCGCGCCCTTCGCGGCAGGAGCGATCATCGGCCTGATAGGCGGCAGGCAGGTCAGCGGCTATCTCGCCGGACCGCGCTTGCAGCAACTGTTCGCCATTGCAGCCTGGATTGCCGCAGCCATGCTGGTGTTCAGCGCACTCAAGGCAGTCCTCTGA